In Micromonospora sp. NBC_01813, the following are encoded in one genomic region:
- a CDS encoding LysM peptidoglycan-binding domain-containing protein: protein MASLAEQDRQVVPGILERVRLSAAGVLPQGAGAVRGGDAVLTTRVPGFVLGAALLLTPDSASGAHQGVADLVTAPASAGPVKYYIVGPPVNSQPEYLFAIAAATLGDGNRLQEIFDLNQGRQQPYGDTLVDPTRIEPGWVLLLPPDASGPGVMVGEPPDVAAPKTATAEPRSTDRSSMSVSSDLLRLVSAVLLIAVVGLVGAASLLLWRGTR, encoded by the coding sequence ATGGCCTCGCTGGCGGAACAGGATCGGCAGGTCGTGCCGGGTATCCTCGAGCGAGTCCGGCTGTCTGCGGCCGGCGTGCTGCCGCAAGGCGCTGGAGCGGTCCGGGGGGGCGACGCCGTGCTGACCACCAGAGTGCCAGGCTTCGTGCTCGGTGCGGCCCTGCTGCTGACGCCCGACTCAGCGTCGGGGGCACACCAGGGCGTGGCGGATCTGGTGACGGCACCGGCCAGTGCCGGCCCGGTGAAGTACTACATCGTCGGCCCGCCGGTGAACAGCCAGCCGGAGTACCTGTTCGCTATCGCAGCCGCCACGCTGGGTGATGGCAATCGGCTACAGGAGATATTCGACCTGAACCAGGGACGTCAGCAACCGTACGGCGACACGCTGGTCGACCCGACGCGGATCGAGCCGGGCTGGGTGCTCCTGCTGCCGCCGGACGCCTCGGGACCCGGCGTGATGGTCGGCGAGCCCCCCGACGTCGCCGCGCCAAAGACGGCCACCGCCGAGCCGCGCTCGACCGACCGTTCGTCGATGTCGGTCTCATCCGACCTGCTGCGGCTGGTCAGCGCGGTGCTGCTGATCGCGGTGGTCGGCCTCGTCGGCGCGGCGTCGCTGTTGCTGTGGCGGGGCACGAGGTGA
- a CDS encoding LacI family DNA-binding transcriptional regulator, whose translation MTIAAIAESAGVSIPTVSKVINGRSGVAADTRARVEALISQAGYRRSSPVSRSNTMELVFDQIEDMWGLQIIRGVERAARQQRVGVVLTEFGPQRGAIRYWIDDTISRRPDCLVAVAQLDEEQRNQLRARGIPFVVFDPTTELPDDVPFVGATNWAGGRSATRHLIGQGHRRIAMIAGPDQVLCCRARLDGYRSALDAAGLPADPGLIVHAGLNQEAGEAAAIDLLNRPDRPTAIFACNDLQALGVYRAARRTGLRIPTDLSVVGFDDLPVATLVDPALTTVHQPLIEMAATATELALALGRGEQTTQIGLELATTLAVRQSTAPPPAFRDRLVS comes from the coding sequence GTGACCATCGCTGCCATCGCCGAGTCCGCCGGGGTGTCCATTCCCACCGTATCCAAGGTCATCAACGGCCGGTCCGGTGTCGCGGCGGACACCCGGGCCCGGGTCGAGGCGTTGATCAGCCAGGCCGGATACCGCAGGTCGTCGCCGGTCAGTCGCAGCAACACGATGGAACTCGTCTTCGACCAGATCGAGGACATGTGGGGCCTGCAGATCATCCGCGGCGTCGAGCGGGCGGCCCGGCAGCAGCGCGTCGGGGTGGTCCTGACCGAGTTCGGCCCGCAACGCGGCGCGATCCGCTACTGGATCGACGACACCATCTCCCGCCGCCCGGACTGTCTCGTGGCCGTGGCCCAACTGGACGAGGAGCAGCGCAACCAACTGCGGGCCCGGGGTATCCCGTTCGTGGTCTTCGACCCCACCACTGAGCTGCCCGACGACGTTCCCTTCGTCGGAGCGACCAACTGGGCCGGCGGCCGGTCGGCGACCCGTCACCTCATCGGCCAGGGGCACCGACGTATCGCGATGATCGCCGGACCGGACCAGGTCCTGTGCTGCCGAGCCCGGCTGGACGGCTACCGCTCAGCCCTCGACGCCGCCGGCCTGCCGGCGGATCCCGGCCTGATCGTCCATGCCGGACTGAACCAGGAGGCCGGCGAGGCCGCCGCGATCGACCTGCTGAACCGTCCCGACCGCCCCACGGCGATCTTTGCCTGCAACGACCTGCAGGCGCTCGGCGTCTACCGGGCCGCCCGCCGGACCGGTCTGCGGATCCCGACGGACCTGAGCGTGGTCGGCTTCGACGACCTACCGGTGGCCACCCTGGTCGATCCCGCGCTGACCACCGTCCACCAGCCGCTGATCGAGATGGCCGCCACCGCGACCGAGCTGGCCCTGGCGCTCGGCCGCGGCGAACAGACCACGCAGATCGGGCTGGAGCTGGCCACGACCCTCGCGGTACGGCAGAGCACCGCGCCGCCGCCCGCGTTCCGCGACCGGCTGGTCAGCTGA
- a CDS encoding S8 family serine peptidase codes for MTPTAAAGRTAASVAGRWSAGLLAAAVAGVVIAPAPAVAAPVPAQAAPAADCPAPVDQIVAETSWAQLRLAPDLAWPTGRGRGIAIGVIGSGIDAAAPALAGQVAAGADIVTGRGFANTDCLGEGTEMAGVAVARSRPGSGLVGIAPDATVIPIRIAAVDGRQRSAQLALGLQVAVSAGATVVMLAGHVDLTDADVAAAIRAATARDVVVVVAADQLVGDGRIPGLLRVGAVDAANRLVGDYQPDTVDVLAPGASVVTLSANGSGEVVRTGSHLAVAFVAGLAALIRSAAAGLPAIAAAEQIKRTADRVGGVPPDPLTGWGLINPAEAVQVQQDVVDPGVQPRPAAAARIDWNLTLIGLALVGVLLAGWQWRAAARRSG; via the coding sequence GTGACACCGACCGCAGCCGCTGGCCGTACCGCGGCGTCGGTGGCCGGCAGATGGTCGGCCGGATTGCTGGCAGCGGCGGTGGCCGGGGTCGTGATCGCACCGGCACCGGCGGTGGCCGCGCCGGTCCCGGCGCAGGCCGCACCGGCGGCGGACTGTCCGGCACCAGTCGACCAGATCGTGGCCGAGACGTCCTGGGCGCAGTTGCGGCTGGCACCCGATCTGGCCTGGCCGACCGGTCGCGGCCGGGGAATCGCCATCGGCGTGATCGGCTCGGGCATCGACGCGGCCGCACCGGCGCTGGCCGGTCAGGTTGCCGCCGGTGCCGACATCGTCACCGGCAGGGGCTTCGCCAACACCGATTGTCTGGGCGAGGGCACGGAGATGGCCGGGGTTGCCGTCGCCCGGTCCAGGCCCGGCAGTGGCCTGGTGGGCATCGCACCTGACGCGACCGTCATTCCGATCCGGATCGCCGCGGTCGACGGCCGGCAGCGTTCCGCCCAGCTTGCCCTCGGTCTGCAGGTAGCGGTCTCCGCCGGCGCCACTGTGGTGATGCTCGCCGGGCATGTCGACCTCACCGACGCCGACGTGGCCGCTGCCATACGTGCGGCGACCGCCCGTGACGTGGTCGTCGTGGTCGCCGCAGATCAGCTCGTCGGCGACGGCCGGATACCCGGCCTGCTTCGGGTCGGTGCGGTCGACGCCGCGAACCGTCTGGTGGGGGACTACCAACCCGACACGGTCGACGTCCTGGCACCAGGCGCTTCGGTCGTCACGCTCAGCGCGAACGGTTCCGGCGAGGTGGTCCGGACCGGTTCGCACCTCGCGGTCGCGTTCGTGGCCGGGCTGGCCGCGCTCATCCGCTCGGCGGCGGCCGGACTGCCGGCGATCGCCGCCGCCGAGCAGATCAAGCGGACGGCCGATCGGGTCGGCGGAGTCCCGCCCGATCCGCTCACCGGTTGGGGGCTGATCAACCCGGCCGAGGCCGTCCAGGTGCAACAGGACGTGGTCGACCCGGGCGTCCAGCCCAGGCCGGCCGCCGCCGCCCGGATCGACTGGAACCTCACCCTCATCGGCCTGGCCCTGGTGGGCGTGCTGCTGGCAGGCTGGCAGTGGCGTGCGGCGGCCCGCCGATCCGGCTGA
- a CDS encoding cellulase family glycosylhydrolase: MSSRSIRKFPLRLGLVAGGVAALLLAGTVVTTNAQAAAGCRVAYTVSAQWPGGFTANVNVTNLGDPLNGWRLAWAFPSGQRVTQAWNATVASSGSQVTATNMSYNATIATNSTVSFGFNGAWSGSNTTPTSFSLNGVACTGNVGPTATPTPTPSVSPSVSPSPSVSPSVSPSPSPQPADPMAAVAAMQPGWNLGNTFDAIPDETAWGNPLTTQAMLRHVRSQGYNSIRIPITWSNHHGPAPDYTIDPTWLTRIQEVVDWSLAEGFYVMINLHHDSWQWINTYPTDRTTVMDRYTALWSQLAATFRNHSPKLVFESINEPQFAGTASDAESDQLLHELNVEFVHLVRQSGGNNATRLLVLPTLHTSGEQARMDALITTFDQLDDPNLVATIHFYGWWPFSVNIAGGTRYDSNVEQDILNTFDRAYDTFVSRDIPVIIGEWALLSYDYTRPGIIQRGELLKFFEAVGYHARVRQLTTMLWDAGSFLHRPELRWRDQGIYEMMRASLTARSATASSDQIYVARSGAITSRSLTLNLNGTAFRSLWHGNTQLINGTDYTVAGSTLTLTQSAMTRLVGNRAHGVNATIEARFSSGVPWQISILSHDPPTQAAATGTTSSFVIPTQFRGDQLATMEAKYADGSPAGPANWTPYKEFWTHFQPDVSANTIVLKPEFFAEVNDGAVTLTFHFWSGTQITYQLTKSGTSVTGGPS, encoded by the coding sequence ATGAGTTCGCGAAGCATCCGAAAGTTTCCGCTACGACTCGGCCTGGTCGCCGGCGGGGTGGCCGCGCTGCTGCTCGCGGGGACGGTAGTGACGACCAACGCACAGGCGGCAGCCGGCTGCCGGGTGGCGTACACGGTCTCGGCTCAGTGGCCGGGTGGCTTCACCGCCAACGTGAACGTGACCAACCTCGGCGATCCGCTCAACGGGTGGCGGCTGGCCTGGGCGTTCCCGTCCGGCCAGCGCGTGACCCAGGCCTGGAACGCGACGGTGGCCTCGTCGGGCAGCCAGGTCACCGCGACCAACATGAGCTACAACGCGACGATCGCCACCAACTCGACGGTCTCGTTCGGCTTCAACGGAGCCTGGTCGGGCAGCAACACCACCCCTACCTCGTTCAGCCTCAACGGTGTGGCCTGCACCGGCAACGTCGGGCCCACCGCGACACCGACCCCGACCCCGAGTGTCTCGCCGTCGGTGTCTCCGTCGCCGTCGGTCTCGCCATCGGTCTCGCCGTCGCCGTCACCGCAGCCAGCGGACCCGATGGCGGCGGTAGCGGCGATGCAGCCCGGCTGGAACCTGGGCAACACCTTCGACGCGATCCCGGACGAGACGGCGTGGGGCAACCCACTGACGACGCAGGCGATGCTGCGGCACGTGCGCTCGCAGGGATACAACAGCATCAGGATCCCGATCACCTGGAGCAATCACCACGGTCCCGCGCCGGACTACACGATCGACCCGACCTGGCTGACCCGCATCCAGGAGGTCGTGGACTGGTCACTGGCGGAGGGCTTCTACGTGATGATCAACCTCCACCACGACTCCTGGCAGTGGATCAACACCTACCCGACCGATCGCACCACGGTGATGGACCGGTACACGGCCCTGTGGTCGCAGCTCGCCGCCACCTTCCGGAACCACTCGCCGAAGCTGGTGTTCGAGAGCATCAACGAGCCACAGTTCGCCGGCACGGCCAGCGACGCCGAGAGCGATCAACTGCTGCACGAGCTCAACGTCGAGTTCGTCCACCTCGTACGCCAATCGGGCGGAAACAACGCCACCCGGCTGCTGGTGCTCCCCACCCTGCACACCAGTGGCGAGCAGGCCCGGATGGATGCCCTGATCACCACGTTCGACCAGTTGGACGACCCCAACCTGGTGGCGACCATCCACTTCTACGGGTGGTGGCCGTTCAGCGTCAACATTGCTGGCGGCACCCGCTACGACAGCAACGTCGAACAGGACATCCTGAACACCTTCGACCGGGCGTACGACACCTTCGTCTCCCGCGACATCCCGGTGATCATCGGCGAATGGGCCCTGCTCAGCTACGACTACACCCGGCCCGGCATCATCCAACGGGGCGAGTTGCTGAAGTTCTTCGAGGCCGTCGGCTACCACGCTCGCGTCAGACAGCTCACCACGATGCTCTGGGACGCGGGTTCGTTCCTGCACCGGCCCGAGCTGCGCTGGCGCGACCAGGGCATCTACGAAATGATGCGGGCGAGCCTGACGGCCCGCTCGGCCACCGCGTCCTCGGACCAGATCTACGTCGCCCGCTCCGGCGCCATCACCAGCAGGTCACTCACCCTCAACCTCAACGGCACCGCCTTCCGGAGCCTCTGGCACGGCAACACCCAACTGATCAACGGTACGGACTACACGGTCGCCGGCAGCACGCTCACGTTGACCCAGTCGGCCATGACCAGGCTGGTCGGTAACCGTGCCCACGGCGTCAACGCCACGATCGAGGCCCGCTTCTCCAGCGGCGTGCCATGGCAGATCAGCATCCTCAGCCACGACCCGCCGACCCAGGCCGCGGCCACCGGCACCACCAGCTCGTTCGTCATTCCCACCCAGTTCCGCGGTGACCAACTCGCCACCATGGAGGCGAAGTACGCCGACGGCAGCCCGGCCGGACCGGCCAACTGGACTCCGTACAAGGAGTTCTGGACCCACTTCCAGCCCGACGTCAGCGCGAACACCATCGTCCTGAAGCCCGAGTTCTTCGCCGAGGTGAACGACGGAGCGGTCACCCTCACCTTCCACTTCTGGAGCGGTACGCAGATCACGTACCAACTGACGAAGTCCGGGACCTCGGTGACCGGCGGGCCTAGCTGA